The Clostridium sp. AWRP genome has a window encoding:
- a CDS encoding ABC transporter ATP-binding protein yields the protein MGNIISIRNLRKDFGENAAIKDLTLDVKEGEIFGFLGPSGAGKTTTIRILTCQLMPTGGDVEIFNKSLQAQKKDIFKNIGVLSDNSGLYERLTVEDNLMLFAKINGVKKKNIDEILEKVKMTEYRKRDVKKLSKGMKQRLMIARAVIHKPKLLFLDEPTSSLDPGTALEVHKLLLELNKEGTTIFLTTHNMYEADKLCHRVAFLNEGEIVDIGVPKKLKLKYAKDDIKVVLRDNEEVTVKNNRDGAIKIKNWMEDEKILSIHSMEPNLEEIFLDITGREL from the coding sequence ATGGGAAATATTATTTCTATTAGAAATCTTAGAAAAGATTTTGGGGAAAATGCAGCAATTAAAGATTTAACTCTGGATGTTAAAGAAGGAGAAATATTTGGATTTTTAGGACCAAGTGGGGCTGGAAAAACTACTACAATTAGGATACTTACCTGTCAATTAATGCCAACAGGCGGCGATGTGGAAATATTTAATAAAAGTTTACAAGCACAAAAAAAAGATATTTTTAAAAATATAGGAGTACTTTCAGATAACAGTGGGTTATACGAAAGACTTACAGTTGAAGATAATTTGATGCTATTTGCAAAGATAAATGGAGTAAAAAAGAAAAATATAGATGAAATACTTGAAAAAGTGAAAATGACAGAGTATAGAAAAAGGGATGTGAAAAAACTATCTAAAGGAATGAAACAAAGACTTATGATAGCAAGAGCAGTAATTCACAAACCTAAATTATTGTTTCTTGATGAACCTACATCATCTTTAGATCCTGGAACGGCTTTAGAAGTTCACAAACTGCTTCTTGAGCTTAATAAAGAAGGGACAACTATATTTTTAACTACTCATAATATGTATGAAGCTGATAAGCTGTGTCATAGAGTAGCTTTTTTAAATGAAGGAGAGATAGTTGATATAGGAGTTCCTAAAAAATTAAAGTTAAAATATGCAAAAGACGATATCAAAGTTGTTTTAAGAGATAATGAAGAAGTAACCGTGAAGAATAATAGAGATGGAGCAATTAAAATTAAAAACTGGATGGAAGATGAAAAAATTTTATCCATTCATTCAATGGAGCCAAATCTTGAAGAAATATTTTTAGATATTACAGGGAGGGAATTATAA
- a CDS encoding molybdopterin molybdotransferase MoeA, with amino-acid sequence MLDLNNSKTKAEALSRLFQKCPPQRQIETVSISEAVYRIPARNIYSCNTLPTYRASMMDGVAVSSSFFKDGMPDTSHWIEGREYSRADTGDDFDDRYDAVIPIEKVSFDAQGRIKFQEKIEVKEGMCVKKRGSTIKEGDCVLKAGMPIRPSDLAALVIGGIVQVPIIKKPVVAFIPTGSELVVAGTEPQRGQNIDSNSIMAKHMIIEMGAEPLCYPIVKDNPESIEIVLEKSLKQADIVIMNGGSSKGGEDFTTKVFKSKGEVLLHWVKAGPGRPMSMAIINGKPVINLPGPALAAYYGLDWCIRSIVNKYLGIPMIRRQKVTAILTEDMPCPKPISFLCKMDIGKKTDGTYVATPVPFKNSSIGMCLGTNGQFISEIGEGEYKKGDVIEIELLCSEEFIF; translated from the coding sequence ATGTTAGATCTGAATAATAGCAAGACTAAGGCGGAGGCGCTGAGTAGACTGTTTCAAAAATGTCCCCCACAGCGTCAAATTGAAACTGTTTCTATATCAGAGGCCGTTTATAGAATACCTGCTAGAAACATATATTCCTGCAATACACTGCCTACTTATAGAGCTTCAATGATGGATGGTGTAGCGGTGTCTTCCAGTTTTTTTAAAGATGGCATGCCTGATACTTCTCATTGGATAGAAGGAAGAGAATACTCAAGAGCAGATACAGGTGATGATTTTGATGATCGTTATGATGCGGTAATACCGATTGAAAAGGTTTCTTTTGATGCACAGGGGAGAATTAAGTTTCAAGAGAAAATTGAAGTTAAAGAAGGAATGTGTGTAAAAAAAAGAGGAAGTACTATTAAAGAAGGCGATTGTGTATTAAAAGCTGGAATGCCAATACGTCCCAGTGATTTGGCAGCTTTGGTTATAGGCGGAATTGTCCAGGTGCCAATCATAAAAAAGCCAGTGGTAGCTTTTATTCCAACAGGCAGTGAACTTGTGGTTGCTGGTACAGAACCACAAAGAGGTCAAAATATTGATTCCAATAGTATTATGGCCAAGCATATGATTATTGAGATGGGAGCTGAACCTCTGTGTTATCCGATTGTAAAAGATAACCCTGAAAGTATTGAAATTGTTTTAGAGAAATCATTAAAACAAGCAGATATTGTTATAATGAATGGAGGATCTTCTAAAGGTGGAGAGGATTTTACTACAAAAGTGTTTAAAAGCAAAGGGGAGGTTCTATTACATTGGGTTAAAGCAGGTCCTGGAAGACCAATGAGTATGGCAATTATCAATGGAAAACCTGTTATTAATTTGCCTGGACCTGCTTTAGCAGCATATTATGGGTTAGATTGGTGTATTAGAAGTATAGTTAATAAGTATTTAGGTATACCTATGATAAGACGTCAAAAGGTTACTGCTATTCTTACCGAGGATATGCCTTGCCCGAAGCCAATTTCATTTTTGTGTAAGATGGATATAGGGAAAAAGACGGATGGGACATATGTAGCAACTCCTGTTCCTTTTAAAAACTCCTCTATTGGTATGTGTTTGGGAACAAATGGACAGTTTATTTCAGAAATTGGTGAAGGAGAGTATAAAAAAGGAGATGTTATTGAAATAGAGTTACTTTGTAGTGAAGAATTTATATTTTAA
- a CDS encoding ABC transporter substrate-binding protein, producing the protein MIRKKKSKIFPIMMIFLLICSVFFSLTGCGKKAETPKATTQTITDDAGRKVTIPKKINKCYYTSPIGMIMVYSLAPDKMAGLSMKLTDSEKKYIPSKYTSLPLLGGLQMNGNINTEQLAKVKPDVIFSIGPDDINKASVSTADKLQQQINIPVVVINSSFEKIDKAYALMGKILGAEDKAKELTNYCTDTVKEVTEATKNIPKEKRANVYYAEGPKGLTTEPSGSSHALVLDMVNGNNVAKVKAKPGSGMSDVSMEQVLSWNPDVILSWGKDDGGASDLIKTSEEWKNINAVKNGKIYEIPSLPFNWFDRPPSVNRYLGLKWLAATLYPDVYKVDMVKEVEKFYSLFYHIDISDNDAKALLNNSAK; encoded by the coding sequence ATGATAAGAAAAAAGAAATCTAAGATTTTTCCTATAATGATGATTTTTTTATTAATTTGTTCCGTATTTTTTAGCTTGACAGGCTGTGGAAAAAAAGCAGAAACGCCAAAAGCTACTACACAAACAATTACTGATGATGCAGGAAGAAAAGTTACGATTCCTAAGAAAATTAATAAGTGCTATTATACTAGTCCTATTGGTATGATTATGGTATATTCCCTTGCACCAGACAAGATGGCTGGATTGTCAATGAAACTCACGGACAGTGAGAAAAAATACATACCTTCAAAATATACATCACTTCCACTTTTGGGTGGTTTACAGATGAATGGCAATATTAATACAGAACAATTGGCAAAAGTTAAACCAGATGTAATATTTTCAATTGGCCCTGATGATATTAACAAAGCATCAGTAAGTACTGCAGATAAATTACAACAACAGATTAATATTCCGGTTGTTGTAATTAATAGCAGTTTTGAAAAAATAGATAAAGCTTATGCACTTATGGGAAAGATACTTGGAGCGGAGGACAAGGCAAAAGAACTTACAAATTATTGTACCGATACTGTTAAAGAAGTTACAGAAGCAACTAAAAATATACCTAAAGAGAAAAGAGCTAATGTTTATTATGCTGAAGGCCCAAAAGGTCTTACAACAGAGCCATCTGGCTCAAGCCACGCTTTGGTACTGGATATGGTTAATGGAAATAATGTTGCTAAGGTCAAAGCAAAGCCAGGAAGCGGTATGAGCGATGTTTCAATGGAACAGGTTTTGTCATGGAATCCCGATGTAATACTTTCATGGGGAAAGGATGATGGAGGTGCTTCTGATTTAATTAAGACTAGTGAGGAGTGGAAAAATATTAATGCAGTAAAGAATGGTAAAATATATGAAATACCTAGTCTACCTTTCAATTGGTTTGATCGTCCACCTTCTGTAAATAGGTATTTAGGCTTGAAGTGGTTAGCTGCAACTTTATATCCAGATGTCTATAAAGTTGATATGGTTAAGGAAGTAGAAAAGTTTTATTCTCTTTTCTATCATATTGATATATCTGATAATGATGCAAAAGCTTTACTAAATAATTCTGCTAAATAG
- a CDS encoding XdhC/CoxI family protein gives MRLLAEYQEANKEAALITVVSSESINNCSVGAMMMVNAEGEVLAGSLGSELIEKKAADQGKVCINRGLSRKVLFDTPEGKVEIFINSFCNHDSLIIAGAGTVSYNIYKFARMLGYRVTIADNRSDMLSKERFPEAYELLLGDIVENLKLCSITESTNIVIATHHHEFDEKSLQAVISSPARYIGVLGNSRRVAGYFKNLKTINITDELIKKVHSPIGLDLGGKRTAEIALSVMAEIQAVKYQRSGGFISQK, from the coding sequence ATGCGACTTTTAGCTGAATACCAGGAAGCTAATAAGGAAGCGGCTCTGATTACAGTTGTTTCTTCAGAGAGTATAAATAATTGCAGCGTTGGTGCAATGATGATGGTTAATGCAGAAGGTGAAGTTCTGGCTGGCAGTTTAGGAAGTGAACTTATTGAAAAAAAGGCCGCTGATCAGGGGAAGGTATGTATCAACAGGGGACTTTCACGGAAGGTTTTATTCGATACTCCGGAAGGTAAAGTTGAGATTTTTATCAATAGTTTTTGCAATCATGATAGTTTGATAATAGCAGGAGCAGGTACAGTTTCATATAACATTTATAAATTTGCAAGGATGCTTGGCTATCGAGTTACAATAGCTGATAACAGATCAGATATGTTGTCTAAAGAGAGATTTCCTGAAGCTTATGAGCTCCTTTTAGGTGATATCGTTGAAAACCTTAAATTGTGTTCCATAACAGAAAGTACAAATATCGTGATAGCAACACACCATCATGAATTTGATGAGAAGTCACTGCAAGCTGTTATTTCTTCTCCAGCCCGTTATATAGGAGTTTTGGGTAATAGCCGCAGGGTAGCAGGTTATTTCAAAAACTTGAAAACGATTAACATTACGGACGAGCTTATAAAAAAGGTTCATTCGCCTATAGGCCTTGATCTTGGTGGAAAAAGAACAGCTGAGATTGCTCTGTCAGTGATGGCTGAAATTCAAGCTGTAAAATATCAGCGTTCTGGTGGTTTTATTAGTCAAAAATAG
- a CDS encoding ABC transporter permease: MEFSMRRVNALFNKELKELPKNINVLFMAALPVIFCVIYLKIFRNIMNLQEGKMYILNTILNMNLVMVATLIMAMLIAEEKEKNTLRTLMLTSLSPVEFLIGKALITIFISVIVNIAIFFMLGIQLQYLLMYFIITIVVLISMVEIGAVIGIISKNQMATGTIGTPLCMFLFMIPLLSGLNKTFYKIATLLPNYNSIVILKKVFDGKNILEGSGYNIFVIFAWIVGSSFVFAYVYNKNGISSDS; encoded by the coding sequence ATGGAATTTTCAATGAGAAGAGTAAATGCATTATTTAATAAGGAGTTAAAGGAACTGCCTAAGAATATAAACGTACTTTTTATGGCTGCACTTCCAGTAATATTTTGTGTTATATATTTAAAGATATTTAGAAATATAATGAATTTACAAGAAGGAAAAATGTATATTTTAAATACGATACTTAATATGAACTTGGTTATGGTGGCTACACTTATAATGGCCATGTTAATAGCAGAGGAAAAGGAAAAAAATACATTGAGGACTCTTATGTTAACTTCGCTTTCTCCTGTAGAATTTTTAATTGGAAAGGCACTTATAACTATTTTCATTTCAGTGATTGTAAATATAGCTATATTTTTTATGTTGGGGATTCAACTGCAGTATTTGTTAATGTATTTTATTATAACGATTGTAGTTTTAATTAGTATGGTAGAAATTGGAGCTGTAATTGGAATTATATCTAAAAATCAAATGGCAACAGGGACTATTGGTACCCCTCTATGCATGTTTTTATTTATGATACCTTTGCTTTCAGGATTAAATAAAACTTTTTATAAAATTGCCACTTTACTGCCAAATTACAATTCAATAGTGATTCTTAAAAAAGTTTTTGATGGCAAAAATATACTTGAAGGTTCTGGTTATAATATATTTGTAATTTTTGCATGGATAGTAGGTTCATCCTTTGTCTTTGCTTATGTTTATAATAAGAATGGAATATCAAGTGATTCTTAG
- a CDS encoding LytTR family transcriptional regulator DNA-binding domain-containing protein: MLEINELYKVKGDIVINSITFKVAKDNLINIECSDQISDLLVDLILDKEVPTKGKIYINGEDNKTYIRKNMKHIGVVFRKEGFYENMTVKSYMKFYKNMANSKVNYKKIMVKLALIDIENTKISKLTYSQKRRLSFARELLKEPKFLIFQEPILNMDRYDAKLIIQSMDQLISDGAIVVNTSVSFKDILLLGGKSYSVDENGLKEIQREENSREELDSGDETVYKIEKIPAKINERMILFDPMEIDYVESEQGVSNLNIKGEKFPCMLPLTELEKRLKHFGFFRCHRSYLVNLQRVREVVMWTRNSYSLSLDDKTKSSIPLSKGRMKELKDILNI, encoded by the coding sequence TTGCTGGAAATAAATGAGTTATATAAGGTAAAAGGAGATATTGTAATAAATAGTATAACATTTAAAGTTGCGAAGGATAATTTGATAAATATAGAGTGTAGTGATCAAATAAGCGATTTATTGGTTGATCTTATTTTGGACAAAGAGGTGCCTACTAAGGGAAAGATATATATTAATGGAGAAGATAACAAAACTTATATAAGAAAAAATATGAAACATATAGGCGTTGTATTTAGAAAAGAAGGTTTTTATGAAAATATGACTGTAAAATCCTATATGAAATTTTATAAGAATATGGCCAATTCTAAAGTCAATTATAAGAAAATAATGGTGAAACTTGCTCTTATAGATATTGAAAATACTAAAATAAGCAAGCTTACTTATTCTCAAAAAAGGAGACTTAGCTTTGCAAGGGAATTGCTTAAAGAACCTAAATTTCTAATATTTCAAGAACCTATACTTAATATGGACAGATATGATGCAAAGCTTATAATACAAAGCATGGATCAATTGATTTCAGATGGTGCAATTGTAGTCAATACTTCTGTATCTTTTAAGGATATACTACTCCTTGGTGGAAAATCCTATAGCGTAGATGAAAATGGATTAAAAGAAATACAGAGAGAGGAAAACAGCCGGGAAGAATTAGATAGTGGAGATGAGACAGTATATAAAATTGAAAAGATTCCTGCTAAAATTAATGAAAGAATGATTCTCTTTGATCCTATGGAAATAGATTATGTAGAAAGTGAACAGGGTGTAAGTAACTTAAACATAAAAGGAGAAAAGTTTCCATGTATGCTGCCGCTTACAGAGCTGGAAAAAAGGCTAAAGCATTTCGGATTTTTTAGATGTCATAGATCTTATTTGGTAAATCTTCAAAGGGTACGTGAAGTTGTGATGTGGACAAGAAATAGTTATAGTTTAAGTCTCGATGATAAAACTAAAAGTTCTATTCCACTTTCAAAAGGGAGAATGAAAGAGTTAAAAGATATCCTAAATATATGA
- a CDS encoding TetM/TetW/TetO/TetS family tetracycline resistance ribosomal protection protein: MNKTIGLFAHVDAGKTTLAEQILYHTKSIKNLGRVDHKDSFLDNNAIEKNRGITIFSDQAVFKYKSSTYYLVDTPGHADFSSEMERTIEIMDYAIVIISAVEGVQAQTEIVWQLLKNHGIPTFFFINKVDRARANVEGILKDIRVNLTEDVCFIPESIQLDKISKEIMEFAAERSDKLLERYIEEDFTNQLWMDSIRDMIYKSKLFPCMSGSALQNKGIDDFLEKLDMLTFTKYNDREKFQGIVYKIRHDKQKNKITYIKILEGTLKVRDEIAVNTSQNCYEKVTQIRICNGDKFKTVDEASAGELAAVSGLSNSIVGCGLGNCHRKVNYEMVPALKSKVIFDKSLNEKDVLACFKVLEEEDPALKVSWDEKLGEIQVNIMGTIQLQVLKELVKERFDLSVDFGACEILYKETIGEISYGCGHFEPLRHYAEVYLKLEPGERNSGISFYNECSTDDLDINYQKLIGKHIYERDHHGILTGFPITDIKITLITGRSHVKHTCGGDFREATFRALRQGLEGVKNILLEPYYRFKIKVRADYIGRVLSDIQKLKGSFENPNNLNGEVIITGRGPVSTFMSYAVEFTSFTKGRGKINFVLDGYDICHNEEEVIEKIGYDKNADIEYTSTSVFCSKGQPFLVKGEEAREYMHCLK; the protein is encoded by the coding sequence ATGAATAAGACAATTGGATTATTTGCTCATGTGGATGCAGGAAAAACTACTTTAGCTGAGCAGATTTTGTATCATACAAAAAGTATTAAAAATTTAGGAAGAGTAGACCATAAGGATTCATTTTTAGATAATAATGCTATAGAGAAGAATAGAGGAATTACTATATTTTCCGATCAAGCTGTATTTAAGTATAAATCTTCTACTTATTATTTGGTAGATACGCCTGGACATGCTGATTTTTCATCCGAAATGGAGAGAACCATTGAAATAATGGATTATGCCATTGTTATCATAAGTGCAGTTGAAGGGGTTCAGGCACAGACTGAGATAGTGTGGCAGCTTTTGAAAAATCACGGGATACCTACATTTTTCTTTATAAATAAAGTGGATAGGGCTAGAGCAAATGTAGAAGGTATACTTAAAGATATTAGAGTAAACTTAACAGAAGATGTATGTTTTATTCCTGAATCCATACAGTTAGATAAAATCAGTAAAGAGATTATGGAGTTTGCAGCAGAACGCAGTGATAAACTTCTTGAAAGGTATATAGAGGAAGATTTTACAAATCAATTATGGATGGATTCTATAAGAGACATGATATATAAAAGTAAGTTATTTCCTTGCATGAGTGGGTCTGCCCTTCAAAATAAGGGAATAGATGATTTCTTAGAAAAATTAGATATGCTTACTTTTACAAAATATAATGATAGAGAAAAATTTCAAGGAATTGTATATAAAATACGCCATGACAAGCAAAAAAATAAAATTACTTACATAAAAATACTAGAAGGTACTTTAAAAGTTAGAGATGAAATTGCAGTGAATACATCTCAGAATTGCTATGAAAAAGTAACACAAATTAGAATCTGTAATGGTGATAAATTTAAAACAGTAGATGAAGCATCAGCAGGAGAACTTGCTGCAGTGTCAGGCTTATCAAATTCAATTGTAGGGTGTGGACTTGGAAATTGCCATAGAAAAGTTAATTATGAGATGGTTCCAGCGTTAAAATCAAAAGTAATATTTGACAAAAGTTTAAATGAAAAAGATGTATTAGCTTGTTTTAAGGTTTTAGAAGAAGAAGATCCTGCGCTTAAAGTAAGTTGGGATGAAAAACTAGGTGAGATACAGGTAAATATTATGGGAACAATTCAGCTGCAAGTGCTTAAAGAACTAGTAAAGGAAAGATTTGATTTATCTGTAGATTTTGGAGCTTGTGAAATTTTATATAAAGAAACTATAGGGGAAATTTCTTATGGCTGTGGACACTTTGAACCTTTAAGACATTATGCAGAAGTATATCTTAAATTGGAGCCAGGAGAGAGAAATAGTGGTATTTCATTTTACAATGAGTGCAGCACAGATGACCTAGACATAAATTATCAGAAATTGATAGGCAAACATATTTATGAAAGGGATCATCACGGTATTTTAACAGGTTTTCCTATAACTGATATAAAAATTACACTTATTACAGGAAGATCCCATGTTAAGCATACTTGTGGCGGAGATTTTAGAGAGGCAACTTTTAGAGCACTTAGGCAGGGACTTGAAGGTGTGAAAAACATACTTTTAGAGCCCTATTATAGATTTAAAATTAAGGTAAGAGCAGATTATATTGGAAGAGTTTTATCTGATATACAAAAGTTAAAAGGCTCTTTTGAAAATCCTAATAATTTGAATGGTGAAGTTATTATAACAGGTAGAGGACCAGTATCTACATTTATGAGTTATGCTGTGGAATTTACCTCTTTTACAAAAGGAAGAGGTAAAATTAATTTTGTATTAGATGGCTATGATATTTGCCATAATGAAGAAGAAGTCATTGAAAAGATAGGCTATGATAAAAATGCAGATATTGAATATACATCTACTTCGGTATTTTGCTCTAAAGGACAGCCCTTTTTAGTAAAGGGAGAAGAAGCAAGAGAATATATGCACTGCTTAAAGTAG
- a CDS encoding DUF364 domain-containing protein, which yields MWQIYDDLINEIPDDLTVLECMVGASWTLVRSEKGLGIVKTIKGGKQGTKLSNISGMQLKRLAEYSKSWNMLEASLGMAAINAAFNNSSQIKDITGEPVPESDDAEKYNAFKILEPNMIGKKVSVIGHFPGIEKLNKMCELSILEREPQAGDYPDSACEYLLPEQDFVFITGTAFTNKTMPRLIQLSKKAEIVLVGPSVPVSKILFNYGVKLIASFIVIEQQLIWKAVQEGKKMNIFKSGGRMVCIHSQRN from the coding sequence GTGTGGCAGATATACGATGATCTTATTAATGAAATCCCCGATGATTTAACAGTACTTGAATGTATGGTTGGGGCTTCATGGACTCTTGTACGTTCAGAAAAGGGACTAGGTATTGTTAAGACTATTAAAGGTGGCAAGCAAGGAACTAAACTTAGTAATATTTCTGGAATGCAGCTTAAAAGACTTGCTGAATATTCAAAGTCATGGAATATGCTTGAAGCATCACTTGGGATGGCGGCAATTAATGCAGCATTTAATAATTCTTCACAAATTAAGGATATCACTGGTGAGCCAGTGCCTGAATCCGATGATGCAGAAAAGTATAATGCTTTTAAAATTTTAGAGCCCAATATGATAGGTAAAAAAGTGTCAGTTATTGGTCATTTCCCGGGTATTGAGAAGCTTAATAAAATGTGTGAATTATCTATACTTGAAAGAGAACCACAAGCAGGGGATTATCCTGACTCAGCTTGTGAGTATTTGCTTCCAGAGCAAGACTTCGTATTCATTACAGGAACAGCATTTACAAACAAAACAATGCCTAGATTGATTCAGCTGTCTAAAAAAGCTGAAATTGTTTTAGTAGGTCCAAGCGTACCGGTTTCTAAGATTTTATTTAATTATGGAGTCAAACTCATAGCAAGTTTTATTGTAATTGAACAGCAGCTTATTTGGAAAGCAGTTCAAGAAGGTAAAAAAATGAATATATTTAAAAGTGGAGGCAGAATGGTATGCATTCATTCACAAAGAAATTAA
- a CDS encoding FmdE family protein, which translates to MDNHFEEDVKKAREFHGHLCSGIILGVRIARAGLNYLGIEEPAKNKNFIVFVETDRCLTDAVQAVTGCSLGKRRLKWIDYGKMGASFIDMNTQKGIRIVVNAKKNPSPDEDTLSFWKQFTDEELFKFEPVQIDIKKEDLPGRPTKSVKCEICHEKVMDGRDVIKDGKILCKACANGSYYKKI; encoded by the coding sequence ATGGATAATCATTTTGAAGAAGATGTGAAAAAGGCACGTGAATTTCATGGCCATTTATGCAGCGGTATTATTTTAGGTGTAAGAATTGCTCGTGCAGGATTGAACTATTTGGGAATTGAAGAACCTGCAAAAAATAAAAATTTTATAGTATTTGTAGAAACAGATAGATGTTTAACAGATGCTGTCCAAGCTGTAACAGGATGTTCATTAGGGAAAAGAAGGTTGAAGTGGATAGATTATGGGAAAATGGGTGCCAGCTTTATTGATATGAATACACAAAAGGGTATAAGAATTGTTGTAAATGCTAAGAAAAATCCTTCCCCAGATGAGGACACACTTTCCTTTTGGAAGCAGTTTACTGATGAAGAATTATTCAAATTTGAGCCTGTTCAGATAGATATAAAAAAAGAAGATTTGCCAGGAAGGCCTACTAAGAGTGTAAAATGTGAAATTTGCCATGAAAAAGTTATGGATGGCAGAGATGTCATTAAAGATGGAAAGATATTATGTAAGGCTTGTGCAAACGGTTCTTATTATAAAAAAATTTAG
- the tsaA gene encoding tRNA (N6-threonylcarbamoyladenosine(37)-N6)-methyltransferase TrmO — translation MKADSVTFSPIGIVKSKITDTKIMPLSGVDAQIEVFPEFLEALERIDESSHLWILSWLHKAPRNLMKVVPKKVNPLSDEFGVFAIRCPARPNPIALSLVKLEKVEGNVLYVTGLDVINETPVLDIKPYFKNDIVLSHREPDLNRKNTMSQESEGE, via the coding sequence ATGAAAGCTGATAGCGTTACATTTAGTCCTATAGGAATTGTAAAATCCAAAATAACAGATACCAAAATTATGCCGTTAAGTGGAGTTGATGCCCAAATAGAAGTATTTCCAGAGTTCTTAGAAGCATTGGAGCGTATTGATGAGAGTTCACATTTATGGATTTTGTCATGGCTTCATAAAGCACCGCGAAATTTAATGAAGGTTGTGCCTAAGAAAGTTAATCCATTATCAGATGAATTTGGTGTGTTTGCAATTAGATGTCCAGCTAGACCTAATCCAATTGCTTTAAGTTTGGTTAAGCTGGAGAAGGTTGAAGGAAACGTTCTTTATGTTACTGGTCTTGATGTTATTAATGAGACACCTGTTCTTGATATTAAACCTTACTTTAAGAATGATATAGTGTTGTCTCATCGGGAGCCAGATTTAAATCGTAAAAATACAATGTCACAGGAGAGTGAAGGTGAATAG
- a CDS encoding excisionase family DNA-binding protein, protein MNEEILYKPEEIAQKLKLTKGTIYEMIKRGELQAHHIGRYIRISDTQFETYLLKSNGYENIYEATLSHKNGETFANIGSVSICVNSKLEGNVKISIRPENIILAKGTFESSARNLLKGNVIDIINNDDSAMVVVNIGIPIKALITKKSLLEMGIEKGTELYVVFKTMSVTVYK, encoded by the coding sequence ATGAATGAAGAAATTTTATATAAACCAGAAGAGATTGCACAAAAACTTAAATTAACAAAAGGTACTATATATGAAATGATTAAACGGGGCGAGCTTCAAGCTCACCATATAGGAAGGTATATTCGTATATCTGACACTCAGTTTGAAACTTACCTTCTAAAATCTAACGGCTATGAAAATATATATGAGGCAACCTTAAGCCATAAAAATGGTGAAACCTTTGCAAATATTGGATCCGTCAGCATATGTGTTAACTCTAAACTTGAGGGAAATGTTAAAATTTCTATCCGTCCGGAAAATATTATATTAGCTAAGGGGACATTTGAGAGCAGTGCAAGAAACCTCCTTAAAGGCAATGTGATTGATATTATAAATAATGATGACAGTGCAATGGTTGTTGTTAATATTGGTATCCCAATAAAAGCACTTATAACCAAAAAATCTTTACTTGAAATGGGGATTGAAAAAGGAACTGAACTATATGTCGTTTTCAAAACCATGTCTGTAACAGTTTATAAATAG